A stretch of the Porifericola rhodea genome encodes the following:
- the leuB gene encoding 3-isopropylmalate dehydrogenase, with product MQKKITVLAGDGIGPEVTKQALKVLRAVAKAYDHEFSFQEGLVGAAAIDATGNPFPEETEKLCLDADAVLFGAIGHPKYDNDPNAKVRPEQGLLAMRKKLGLFSNVRPVKSYEAISHISPLKERVVKDVDFVVFRELTGGIYFGEPRGRNEKGDTAFDTCIYSKSEIQRIAIQAFEAAKKRRKHVTLVDKANVMATSRLWRETVSECGKNYPEIKLDYMFIDNAAMKLIQNPGFFDVVLTENMFGDILTDAASVITGSLGMLPSASLGEKVQLFEPIHGSYPEVAGLSKANPLGAILSAAMLINYAFGMTEESNAIKNAVDQSLKEGYVTEDINHEQFHTTEEVGDKIATLVYASKKQHA from the coding sequence ATGCAGAAGAAAATAACAGTTTTAGCAGGTGACGGTATAGGACCCGAAGTAACAAAACAAGCGCTTAAAGTATTAAGAGCGGTAGCCAAAGCCTATGACCATGAGTTTTCATTTCAGGAAGGACTGGTTGGTGCCGCCGCTATAGATGCTACAGGTAACCCATTCCCTGAAGAAACTGAAAAACTTTGCCTGGATGCTGATGCGGTTTTGTTTGGTGCTATTGGTCACCCCAAATACGACAACGACCCTAATGCTAAAGTAAGACCGGAACAAGGCCTACTGGCAATGAGAAAAAAATTAGGCCTTTTCTCTAATGTACGTCCGGTAAAAAGCTACGAAGCTATCAGCCACATTTCTCCACTTAAAGAAAGAGTGGTTAAAGATGTAGACTTTGTTGTATTCAGAGAGCTTACCGGCGGTATTTATTTTGGGGAACCAAGAGGAAGAAATGAAAAAGGCGATACCGCTTTTGACACATGTATTTACTCTAAAAGCGAAATACAACGAATTGCCATTCAGGCTTTTGAAGCTGCTAAAAAACGAAGAAAGCATGTTACACTTGTAGATAAAGCAAACGTAATGGCTACCTCCCGCCTGTGGCGCGAAACAGTAAGTGAGTGCGGCAAAAACTATCCGGAAATCAAACTGGACTATATGTTTATAGACAATGCTGCCATGAAGCTGATTCAAAATCCCGGCTTCTTTGATGTTGTCTTGACTGAAAATATGTTTGGAGATATCCTTACCGATGCTGCATCGGTAATTACCGGTTCATTGGGTATGCTTCCTTCAGCATCTTTAGGTGAAAAAGTTCAGTTGTTTGAACCTATACATGGTTCATACCCCGAGGTAGCTGGTCTTTCTAAAGCCAATCCACTAGGCGCCATACTTTCAGCGGCTATGCTTATCAACTACGCTTTTGGTATGACAGAAGAAAGCAATGCCATTAAAAATGCTGTAGACCAGTCTCTAAAAGAAGGTTATGTTACTGAGGATATTAACCATGAGCAGTTTCATACGACCGAAGAGGTAGGCGATAAAATTGCTACGCTTGTGTATGCTTCTAAAAAACAGCATGCATAA